The following are from one region of the Mustela lutreola isolate mMusLut2 chromosome 7, mMusLut2.pri, whole genome shotgun sequence genome:
- the SIVA1 gene encoding apoptosis regulatory protein Siva isoform X2 has product MPKRGCPFADAAPLQLKVRVGPRELSRGVCAEQHSRAIFEKTKQLLFRGAQAYMDHAWEESCAVVELPESPSPGPTEALRAARGQMLIGPDGRLTRSQAQAAEADLSGAVTRACSSCVRALDGTAVCGQCERALCGHCVRACCRCGAVACSLCALVEVSPHDCPL; this is encoded by the exons ATGCCCAAGCGGGGCTGTCCGTTCGCGGACGCGGCCCCGCTGCAGCTGAAGGTGCGCGTCGGCCCGAGGGAGCTGAGCCGCGGCGTCTGCGCCGAGCAGCACTCGCGGGCGATCTTCG AGAAAACCAAGCAGCTGCTGTTCCGCGGGGCTCAGGCCTACATGGACCACGCGTGGGAGGAGAGCTGTGCCGTCGTCGAGCTGCCGGAGTCCCCGAGCCCGGGCCCCACAGAGGCCCTCCGGGCGGCACGGGGGCAGATGCTGATTGGACCCGACGGCCGGCTGACCAGGAGCCAAGCCCAGGCCGCTGAAGCTG ACCTGTCCGGGGCCGTGACCAGAGCCTGCTCCTCCTGTGTGCGTGCGCTGGACGGGACGGCGGTGTGTGGCCAGTGTGAACGCGCCCTGTGCGGGCACTGTGTGCGCGCCTGCTGCCGCTGCGGGGCCGTGGCCTGCAGCCTGTGCGCCCTTGTGGA